One Rhinoderma darwinii isolate aRhiDar2 chromosome 6, aRhiDar2.hap1, whole genome shotgun sequence DNA window includes the following coding sequences:
- the GCG gene encoding pro-glucagon, with amino-acid sequence MKSIYCMLGLLFMLLQGSFQNPVQETEDTSKSVKAARTEALDDSDHHNEVKRHSQGTFTSDYSKYLDSRRAQDFVQWLMNSKRSGNGMSRRNAQFERHAEGTYTNDVTQFLEEKAAKEFIDWLIKGKPKKHFAEVSAADDMDRRHADGSFTSDFNKALDIKAAQEFLDWIINTPVKER; translated from the exons ATGAAAAGCATTTACTGTATGTTGGGGCTTCTTTTCATGCTACTACAAGGAAGTTTCCAAAATCCAGTCCAGGAAACAGAAGACACATCCAA ATCAGTCAAAGCTGCAAGGACTGAAGCACTAGATGATTCAGATCACCACAATGAAGTTAAACGTCACTCACAAGGCACATTTACTAGTGATTACAGCAAGTACCTAGACTCCAGGCGTGCTCAAGACTTTGTCCAGTGGTTAATGAACTCAAAAAGGAGCGG AAATG GAATGTCAAGACGTAATGCTCAGTTTGAAAGACATGCGGAAGGAACATATACCAATGATGTAACCCAATTCTTGGAAGAAAAGGCAGCCAAAGAATTTATTGATTGGTTGATAAAAGGAAAACCAAAGAAACA TTTTGCAGAAGTTTCTGCTGCGGATGACATGGATAGAAGAcacgctgatggtagttttaccagTGATTTCAACAAGGCTTTAGATATTAAGGCTGCCCAGGAATTTTTGGATTGGATCATTAACACACCAGTGAAGGAAAGGTAA